Proteins from a genomic interval of Zingiber officinale cultivar Zhangliang chromosome 1B, Zo_v1.1, whole genome shotgun sequence:
- the LOC121986437 gene encoding light-harvesting complex-like protein OHP1, chloroplastic, with translation MATISPTFLPHQSFPSVPRRNSSCLPRLNRPKSFSIRAAKLPAGVELPKDEPRLTEPFLGFTRTAEVWNSRVCMIGLVGIFIAELIFNKGVLQMIGVEVGKGLDLPL, from the exons ATGGCGACCATTTCACCCACCTTTCTTCCACATCAATCCTTCCCAAGTGTTCCCAGAAGGAACTCCTCTTGCCTTCCCCGCCTCAACAGGCCTAAATCTTTCAGTATAAGAGCTGCCAAGCTTCCTGCTGGG GTTGAGTTGCCTAAAGATGAGCCCAGGCTCACAGAGCCATTCCTAGGCTTCACGAGGACCGCAGAGGTTTGGAATTCTAGAGTTTGCATGATTGGCCTCGTTGGGATTTTCATTGCGGAGCTG ATTTTTAACAAGGGAGTTCTTCAGATGATTGGAGTAGAAGTAGGGAAAGGGCTGGATCTCCCTCTTTGA